A single region of the Anaerostipes rhamnosivorans genome encodes:
- a CDS encoding L,D-transpeptidase family protein: protein MEHKKFTWKHYTLIAVGILVVIYCCIAVYFSKKFTYGTKINGVDVSNKTVDEVTDIFKKKADGYSLTVKERKGKQEILKSSVLKVSFTGKDEIKKIKDGQSSLLWIKGIFGAEKYKDIDMFAYDKAAFQKAFKNLDCFKKKNIIKIRNAKPVYKDGAFQIQKEEIGTVLKKDQTEKLIQSAVEGGVSVVDLDKEGAYEAPKYTSKSKEIITLNDKMNDSLKGSITYKFGKQKVVLDKEVYHKWFKIKNHTDFTIDMKKMETWVMKFAYKYNTMGTMHTFKTHDGRTKKIFGGPYGWRMSRDKEEAAVKKMLKEGTVETREPYWRQKAKVYDGYQGDIGDTYIEVDMGQQEVFYIKNKKIVFSSSVVTGKMEAGRKTPECVAFVLYKQRHATLSGQGYASPVSYWMPFNGNVGLHDASWRSSFGGSEYISGGSHGCVNMPPYAAATLYNMIEAGTPVACYY from the coding sequence ATGGAACATAAAAAATTCACTTGGAAACACTACACACTTATTGCAGTTGGGATTCTTGTAGTGATTTACTGCTGTATCGCGGTATATTTCAGTAAAAAGTTTACATATGGGACAAAGATCAACGGTGTCGATGTTTCCAATAAGACAGTTGATGAAGTAACAGACATTTTTAAGAAGAAAGCAGACGGTTATTCGCTGACAGTAAAAGAGCGCAAAGGGAAACAGGAGATTTTAAAGAGCAGCGTGCTCAAGGTTTCCTTTACCGGCAAAGATGAGATTAAAAAGATCAAAGACGGACAGAGTTCCCTGTTATGGATCAAAGGGATCTTCGGCGCAGAGAAGTACAAAGATATTGATATGTTTGCATATGACAAGGCAGCATTTCAAAAGGCATTCAAGAACCTTGATTGCTTCAAAAAGAAAAACATCATTAAAATCCGCAATGCCAAGCCTGTCTACAAAGACGGAGCTTTTCAGATCCAAAAGGAAGAAATCGGTACAGTCTTAAAGAAGGATCAGACCGAGAAGTTGATACAGAGTGCCGTAGAAGGCGGTGTTTCTGTTGTAGATCTGGACAAGGAGGGGGCTTATGAGGCTCCGAAATACACAAGCAAGAGCAAAGAGATCATAACTCTGAATGATAAGATGAACGATTCTCTAAAAGGAAGCATTACATATAAGTTTGGAAAGCAGAAGGTTGTCCTTGACAAAGAGGTCTACCACAAGTGGTTTAAAATCAAAAACCACACGGACTTTACCATTGATATGAAAAAGATGGAAACCTGGGTTATGAAGTTTGCGTACAAATATAACACTATGGGAACGATGCATACCTTTAAGACCCATGATGGACGGACCAAGAAGATTTTCGGCGGACCTTACGGCTGGAGAATGAGCCGTGACAAGGAAGAAGCCGCTGTGAAGAAGATGCTGAAAGAAGGAACGGTGGAGACCAGGGAGCCGTACTGGCGCCAGAAGGCAAAGGTATATGACGGTTATCAGGGAGACATCGGAGACACCTATATCGAAGTGGATATGGGACAGCAGGAAGTTTTCTATATTAAAAACAAAAAGATTGTATTTTCATCTTCTGTAGTGACTGGAAAGATGGAGGCAGGAAGAAAAACACCGGAATGTGTAGCGTTTGTTTTATATAAGCAGCGCCATGCTACATTGAGCGGCCAGGGGTATGCTTCCCCAGTTTCATACTGGATGCCGTTTAACGGGAATGTTGGACTTCATGATGCAAGCTGGAGATCTTCCTTTGGAGGAAGTGAGTATATTTCTGGAGGATCCCACGGATGTGTAAATATGCCACCCTATGCGGCAGCAACTCTATATAATATGATTGAGGCGGGAACACCGGTTGCCTGCTATTACTAA
- a CDS encoding GTPase has protein sequence MKKYLLSGCLALFLAASLSGCGTAHIKPQGLSDSQYRLGLRAIETTDKYLGADLSKDLADSQLKHIEKSFEQFHKSNKKTVTAVDSQIERLGDCLSTEKVSDKTVTKVRNQLAETLNQNPVNLK, from the coding sequence ATGAAAAAATATCTCTTATCCGGCTGTCTTGCCCTTTTTCTTGCCGCTTCTCTGAGCGGCTGCGGTACAGCCCATATAAAACCACAGGGATTGAGCGACAGCCAGTACCGTTTAGGACTCAGAGCCATTGAGACAACTGACAAATATTTAGGAGCTGATCTTTCAAAAGATTTGGCAGACAGTCAGCTTAAGCATATTGAAAAATCATTTGAACAGTTCCATAAAAGCAATAAAAAAACGGTTACCGCTGTAGATTCCCAGATTGAACGGCTGGGAGACTGCTTATCGACAGAAAAGGTTTCTGATAAAACAGTCACTAAGGTAAGAAATCAGTTGGCAGAAACTTTAAATCAGAATCCTGTTAATCTAAAATAG
- a CDS encoding pyocin knob domain-containing protein, translating to MNLNSKGLVSIEQYQVHEGEIHGLKGDVHELDGRLKELNADLNAINVDISTKETNLSKKSTGVKNLNNVIENGCFTINPDVTTECLPIYEWLTLLVMNSGFGGIIQIAFVVDGSKMFARTYNAGGAGWSEWRQVF from the coding sequence GTGAATTTAAACTCAAAAGGGCTGGTGAGTATTGAGCAGTATCAGGTTCATGAGGGGGAGATTCATGGTCTGAAAGGGGATGTTCATGAACTTGATGGAAGACTTAAAGAACTAAATGCGGATTTAAATGCTATAAACGTAGATATAAGTACTAAAGAAACAAATTTAAGTAAAAAGTCTACTGGGGTTAAAAATCTTAACAATGTTATAGAGAATGGGTGTTTTACAATAAATCCTGATGTTACCACTGAATGTCTGCCGATTTACGAGTGGCTGACTTTACTTGTTATGAATAGTGGATTTGGGGGGATTATTCAAATAGCATTTGTAGTAGATGGGTCAAAAATGTTTGCTAGAACGTATAATGCGGGTGGAGCTGGCTGGTCAGAATGGAGACAAGTTTTTTAG
- a CDS encoding glycosyl hydrolase family 18 protein encodes MIYVVKEGDTIDSISSQFGISRSRLIYDNQIYAGRVVTGQALLILEPSVVHTVEAGDTLTSIAREYETSVQSLVRKNPYLLNEVNLMPGDVLTVEYAQEKLGSLNVTGYAYPYISTETLREALLYLDELLIFSYGFTTSGTLIPPAMEIPLIDQALEFGVDPMLVLTPFAETGSFNNQLVKTVSEDLSMQQTLIENLVQTVQQKGYAGVDVDFEYILPEDREGYAAFVGNLRERMNALGYKVSVALAPKISSEQEGLLYEGMDYALLGENANTVFLMTYEWGYTYGPPMAVAPINKVRQVLDYAVTQIPAEKIYMGIPNYGYDWPLPYERGVTRATSIGNVEAVEIADQNGAQIQFDKTAMSPFFNYTLDGVEHEVWFEDVRSIDVKLRTAKEYGFSGVGYWNLMRPFRANWLLIDSLFQLDD; translated from the coding sequence ATGATTTATGTGGTAAAAGAAGGGGATACGATTGATTCTATTTCCTCACAGTTTGGAATTTCCAGGAGCCGTTTGATATATGATAACCAGATTTACGCAGGGAGGGTTGTGACCGGTCAGGCTCTGCTGATCCTGGAGCCTTCCGTCGTGCATACGGTGGAGGCAGGAGATACTCTTACGTCTATCGCCAGGGAATATGAAACTTCGGTCCAGTCTCTTGTAAGAAAGAATCCTTATCTGTTAAATGAGGTGAACCTGATGCCGGGGGATGTGCTGACGGTTGAGTATGCCCAGGAGAAGCTTGGGAGCCTGAATGTGACGGGATATGCGTATCCATATATCAGCACGGAAACCCTGCGGGAAGCACTTTTGTATTTAGATGAGCTTTTGATCTTTTCCTATGGATTCACTACCTCAGGGACTTTGATCCCTCCGGCTATGGAAATACCTTTGATTGATCAGGCTCTGGAGTTTGGCGTGGATCCCATGCTGGTTCTGACCCCGTTTGCAGAGACGGGATCTTTTAACAATCAGCTGGTGAAGACGGTCTCTGAGGACCTCTCCATGCAGCAGACCCTGATTGAGAATCTGGTTCAGACTGTCCAGCAGAAGGGATACGCAGGAGTGGATGTGGACTTTGAATATATCCTTCCGGAAGACAGGGAAGGATATGCGGCATTTGTGGGGAATCTGAGGGAACGCATGAATGCCCTTGGGTATAAGGTATCTGTAGCTCTGGCGCCTAAAATATCGTCCGAACAGGAAGGGCTGTTATATGAGGGGATGGACTATGCGCTTTTGGGAGAAAATGCAAATACGGTGTTTCTGATGACGTACGAGTGGGGATATACCTACGGGCCGCCCATGGCCGTCGCCCCCATCAACAAGGTCCGCCAGGTGCTGGATTATGCAGTAACACAGATCCCGGCGGAAAAAATCTATATGGGCATTCCCAACTATGGTTATGACTGGCCTTTGCCTTATGAAAGAGGAGTGACAAGAGCAACCAGCATAGGAAATGTGGAAGCGGTGGAGATCGCGGACCAGAATGGGGCACAGATCCAGTTTGATAAAACTGCAATGAGTCCCTTTTTTAATTATACTTTAGACGGTGTAGAACACGAGGTTTGGTTTGAGGATGTGCGGAGCATCGACGTAAAGCTCCGGACAGCCAAGGAGTATGGGTTTTCCGGGGTCGGATACTGGAATTTAATGAGGCCGTTCAGGGCCAACTGGCTTCTGATCGACAGCTTATTTCAGTTGGATGACTGA
- a CDS encoding tRNA (mnm(5)s(2)U34)-methyltransferase, producing the protein MRVSITQWVQQELKRFIKEGDLCIDATVGTGRDTEYLCGLTSRVIGFDIQEEALAAAKKRLNLKGYDPLLVRESHENMDQYAQKGTVQAILFNLGYLPGGDHSIATRPDSTVKAIFAGLDLLKTGGVMSICIYSGGDTGFEEKDSVLAVLKQLDDSNYLVVKQDFYNKANHPPLPVLILKL; encoded by the coding sequence ATGAGGGTCAGTATCACACAGTGGGTACAGCAGGAGCTAAAGCGTTTTATTAAAGAGGGAGACCTCTGCATTGACGCAACTGTAGGAACAGGGCGGGATACGGAGTATCTCTGCGGCTTAACTAGCCGGGTGATCGGTTTTGATATACAGGAGGAAGCCCTGGCAGCGGCAAAGAAACGACTTAACTTAAAAGGTTATGATCCGCTGCTGGTCAGGGAAAGCCATGAAAACATGGATCAGTATGCCCAAAAGGGAACGGTTCAGGCAATCCTGTTTAATCTGGGATACTTGCCTGGAGGGGACCACAGCATTGCCACCAGGCCGGACAGTACCGTAAAAGCGATCTTTGCAGGACTTGACCTGCTGAAGACAGGAGGTGTCATGAGCATCTGCATTTACAGTGGAGGGGATACAGGATTTGAAGAGAAGGACAGCGTGCTTGCGGTTTTAAAACAGTTGGATGACAGTAATTATCTTGTGGTGAAACAGGACTTCTACAATAAAGCAAATCATCCGCCGCTCCCTGTATTGATCCTGAAACTTTGA
- a CDS encoding linear amide C-N hydrolase produces MCTAMTAQTPKGNFYFGRTMDFSYPLDPELYVIPRGYKWSNRLKTHLIQNRYSVMGIGQDISPVTLADGVNEMGFAAAVLYFPGYAQYDPAETQRSSKISIAALELVNFLLGQCASVKEAVSTLSMLRIVGIKDPVTDSVAPLHWILTDRSGQCRVIEKMADGLHIMENPIGVLSNSPDFQWHMTNLRNYMNVTSSQLQENSWNTVTLSPFGQGTGTFGLPGDYTPPARFVKTAYLKTHTPLPEAQDQAVSACFHILEGVSIPKGSVMTNRETADYTQYTTFIDLSSSTYFFRTYDNSRITAARFPDTKKRGADIFSCGKLNKPASFEQWN; encoded by the coding sequence ATGTGTACCGCAATGACTGCACAGACGCCAAAGGGGAACTTTTATTTTGGGCGCACTATGGATTTTTCCTATCCCCTGGATCCGGAACTCTATGTTATCCCAAGAGGATATAAATGGAGCAACAGGTTAAAGACCCATTTGATCCAAAACCGATACAGTGTCATGGGCATCGGCCAGGATATCTCTCCTGTCACTCTCGCAGACGGCGTAAATGAAATGGGTTTTGCCGCCGCTGTTTTATACTTTCCTGGCTATGCCCAGTATGATCCCGCAGAAACCCAGCGGTCCTCCAAAATTTCCATAGCCGCACTGGAGCTTGTAAATTTCCTTCTGGGCCAGTGTGCGTCGGTAAAGGAGGCAGTTTCCACCCTTTCCATGCTCCGCATTGTAGGAATCAAAGATCCTGTCACCGATTCTGTGGCTCCCCTCCACTGGATCCTGACAGACAGAAGCGGACAGTGCAGGGTCATTGAAAAAATGGCGGACGGACTGCACATCATGGAGAATCCCATCGGCGTGTTGTCCAACAGCCCTGATTTCCAATGGCACATGACAAACCTCCGAAACTACATGAACGTTACCTCCTCCCAGCTTCAAGAAAACAGCTGGAATACAGTAACGCTCAGCCCCTTCGGACAGGGCACAGGAACCTTTGGTCTCCCCGGAGATTACACTCCGCCGGCCAGATTTGTAAAAACCGCATATTTAAAAACCCACACTCCTCTTCCAGAAGCACAAGATCAGGCAGTCTCCGCCTGCTTTCATATTTTAGAAGGAGTAAGCATCCCAAAGGGCTCTGTCATGACAAACCGTGAAACCGCAGATTATACACAGTACACGACATTCATTGACCTGTCCTCCTCCACATATTTTTTCAGGACCTATGACAACAGCCGGATCACAGCTGCCAGGTTTCCTGATACGAAAAAACGGGGTGCTGATATCTTCTCTTGCGGAAAATTAAACAAACCTGCCTCTTTTGAACAATGGAACTAG
- a CDS encoding M15 family metallopeptidase — protein sequence MGKHIVSMMLAALIGLGPSIQEMYHKDPAQPAFSNKSISGFSYGKVPKSVREKVNGISYRPNPDISFQDLRYVKVKYHGYDGKIKDGQLLVHKSIAKDTVEIFQELFTMQYPIESIQLIDDYDADDTKSMEANNTSAFNYRIVAGTSHLSNHAYGKAIDINPRVNPFVKRNSITPENGKVYAQRDVKKCKGKYKYNMIHRNDRVYRLFRKHGFQWGGDWITYKDYQHFEKR from the coding sequence ATGGGAAAACATATCGTAAGCATGATGCTGGCAGCATTGATCGGATTGGGGCCATCCATTCAGGAGATGTATCATAAGGATCCGGCCCAGCCAGCTTTTTCTAATAAAAGTATCAGCGGTTTTTCTTATGGGAAGGTACCTAAATCTGTGAGAGAAAAGGTCAATGGGATTTCGTATCGTCCGAATCCTGATATTTCTTTTCAGGATCTTCGGTATGTGAAGGTAAAATATCATGGATATGATGGGAAAATTAAGGACGGACAACTGCTGGTGCACAAGTCCATTGCCAAAGATACGGTAGAGATTTTCCAGGAGCTTTTTACGATGCAGTATCCCATCGAAAGCATTCAGCTGATTGATGATTATGATGCGGATGACACAAAATCTATGGAGGCCAACAATACTTCTGCATTTAACTATCGGATCGTGGCGGGGACCAGCCATCTGTCCAATCATGCCTATGGAAAGGCCATTGACATCAATCCAAGGGTCAATCCGTTTGTAAAGAGAAATTCCATTACACCGGAAAATGGGAAAGTTTATGCCCAGAGAGACGTGAAGAAATGCAAAGGAAAATATAAATATAACATGATCCACAGAAACGACCGTGTATACCGGCTGTTCAGAAAACATGGATTTCAGTGGGGAGGTGACTGGATCACATATAAGGATTACCAGCATTTTGAGAAACGATGA
- a CDS encoding thioredoxin family protein: protein MKEILMMKLESCPYCHQALDMMDELKQEHPEYRDIPVKMVDEDEDTDLADSLDYWYVPTYYVGDEKLHEGVPTKENIQKVYEAALK, encoded by the coding sequence ATGAAAGAGATACTGATGATGAAATTGGAAAGCTGCCCATACTGCCATCAGGCACTGGACATGATGGATGAGCTGAAACAGGAGCACCCGGAATACAGGGACATTCCAGTAAAGATGGTGGATGAAGATGAGGACACTGATCTGGCGGACTCTCTGGACTACTGGTATGTACCGACCTATTATGTAGGAGATGAAAAGCTGCACGAGGGGGTTCCCACCAAAGAAAACATTCAGAAAGTCTATGAAGCGGCATTAAAATAG
- a CDS encoding butyryl-CoA:acetate CoA-transferase yields MSFKEEYQKKLKTADEAVKAVKSGDWLEYGWCVTTPAALDKALAKRMPELENINIRGGIVMWPLEITKIDSPADHFTWNSWHMGGLERKWINEGFSYYAPIRYSELPGYYRNYIDHVDVAMMQVAPMDEHGFFNFGPSASHLSAMLEKADCVIVEVNENMPRCLGGFEEGVHISKVDMIVEGENPAIAELGGGGPATDVDKAVAKLIVDQIPDGACLQLGIGGMPNAVGSMIAESDLKDLGVHTEMYVDAFVDIAKAGKITGAKKNIDRYRQTYAFAAGTKKLYDYLNDNPECMSAPVNYTNDIARVSSIDNFISINNAVDVDLYGQISAESSGIKQISGAGGQLDFVMGAYLSNGGKSFVCLSSTFTDKAGEMHSRILPTLHNGSIVTDTRANAHYIVTEYGMANMKGLSAWQRAEALINIAHPDFRDQLIKDAEKAKIWRKSNK; encoded by the coding sequence ATGTCATTCAAGGAAGAATACCAAAAGAAACTTAAAACTGCTGACGAGGCAGTAAAAGCTGTAAAATCCGGTGACTGGCTGGAATACGGCTGGTGTGTTACCACTCCGGCAGCTTTGGACAAAGCTCTGGCAAAAAGAATGCCTGAGCTGGAAAACATTAATATCCGCGGCGGAATTGTCATGTGGCCATTGGAGATCACGAAGATTGATTCTCCGGCAGACCATTTTACATGGAATTCCTGGCACATGGGCGGACTTGAGAGAAAATGGATCAACGAAGGCTTTTCTTACTACGCACCGATCCGCTACTCCGAACTTCCGGGATATTACCGCAATTACATCGACCATGTAGACGTTGCCATGATGCAGGTGGCTCCTATGGATGAACACGGTTTCTTTAACTTTGGACCGAGTGCATCCCACTTATCTGCAATGCTTGAAAAAGCTGACTGTGTTATCGTAGAAGTCAATGAAAATATGCCTCGCTGCCTGGGCGGGTTTGAAGAAGGGGTACATATTTCCAAAGTAGATATGATCGTTGAGGGAGAGAATCCTGCCATTGCAGAACTTGGCGGAGGAGGACCTGCTACAGATGTGGATAAGGCTGTCGCAAAACTTATCGTAGACCAGATCCCTGACGGGGCATGTCTCCAGCTTGGTATCGGTGGAATGCCGAATGCAGTCGGTTCCATGATCGCAGAGTCCGACTTAAAAGATCTCGGTGTCCATACAGAAATGTATGTTGATGCGTTTGTTGATATTGCTAAAGCCGGAAAGATCACTGGTGCCAAAAAGAATATTGACCGCTACCGCCAGACCTACGCATTTGCGGCAGGAACCAAAAAGTTATATGACTACTTGAATGACAATCCAGAATGTATGAGTGCTCCTGTTAACTATACAAACGATATAGCGAGAGTTTCTTCTATTGATAACTTTATTTCCATCAACAATGCGGTAGATGTAGACTTATACGGACAGATCAGTGCTGAATCTTCAGGGATCAAACAGATCAGCGGTGCAGGCGGACAGTTAGACTTCGTTATGGGAGCTTACTTATCCAACGGAGGAAAGAGTTTCGTATGCCTTTCTTCCACCTTCACAGACAAAGCCGGAGAAATGCACTCCCGTATTCTTCCTACTTTGCATAACGGCTCTATCGTAACTGACACCCGTGCCAACGCCCATTACATCGTAACGGAATATGGAATGGCCAACATGAAGGGACTCTCTGCATGGCAGCGTGCGGAAGCTCTGATTAACATTGCCCATCCAGACTTCAGAGATCAGCTGATCAAAGATGCTGAAAAAGCAAAAATCTGGAGAAAATCGAACAAATAG
- a CDS encoding YjdF family protein — protein MNKVTLKTTVFFEDPFWIGLLEREENGQLSVSKITFGPEPKDYEVLSFLLRHHQDLRFSPPVTILETAGKKLNPKRMQRSLRRQKEPGVGTKSQQALAAQREAVKTERKVHRKEMREEREHMQFLKKQQKKKQKHKGR, from the coding sequence ATGAACAAAGTGACGTTAAAAACCACCGTATTTTTTGAGGATCCTTTCTGGATCGGACTGTTGGAAAGAGAGGAAAACGGCCAGCTCTCTGTGTCAAAGATTACCTTTGGCCCTGAGCCGAAGGACTATGAGGTACTCTCGTTTCTTCTAAGGCATCATCAGGACCTTAGATTCAGCCCGCCTGTAACGATTTTGGAGACAGCAGGGAAAAAACTGAATCCTAAAAGGATGCAGAGAAGCTTAAGAAGACAAAAGGAGCCTGGTGTGGGGACAAAATCCCAGCAGGCACTTGCAGCCCAGAGAGAGGCTGTGAAGACAGAGAGAAAGGTCCACAGGAAAGAAATGCGGGAGGAACGGGAGCACATGCAGTTTCTTAAAAAGCAGCAGAAGAAAAAACAGAAGCATAAAGGAAGGTAG
- a CDS encoding L-lactate dehydrogenase, with amino-acid sequence MINNRKAAIIGCGFVGASTAFSLMHQGLFTELVLIDVNADKAKGEAMDLSHGRPYVDTSKVYAGTYDDIADCALIIITAGANQKPDETRLDLVHKNVGIFKSIIPEITKRNTEGILLVVANPVDILTYVTLKLSGFPKNRVFGSGTVLDSARFQYLLSEHLEVDSGSIQAFIIGEHGDSELAVWSGVNVSGVAINDFCELRGHFDHETSMRRILDDVRNSAYEIIEKKGATYYGVAIAVSHIAESIIRNKNSLLPVSSLLEGEYGLSDLCLSVPTIVNKNGAEQVIEIELNEEETDLLNQSASQLKEILVSLDL; translated from the coding sequence ATGATAAATAATAGAAAAGCTGCCATCATTGGCTGTGGTTTTGTAGGTGCTTCCACTGCTTTCAGCCTGATGCACCAAGGACTGTTTACGGAACTTGTACTGATCGATGTAAATGCTGACAAAGCAAAGGGTGAGGCCATGGACTTAAGCCACGGACGTCCTTATGTGGATACATCAAAAGTTTACGCGGGCACATACGATGATATCGCGGACTGTGCACTGATCATCATAACGGCCGGTGCCAACCAGAAACCGGATGAGACCCGTCTCGACCTGGTCCATAAAAATGTTGGCATTTTTAAATCCATCATTCCGGAGATCACAAAGCGGAATACAGAAGGGATTCTTCTCGTGGTGGCAAATCCGGTGGATATTCTTACTTACGTGACATTAAAGCTCTCCGGTTTTCCTAAAAACAGAGTGTTCGGTTCCGGTACAGTGCTGGATTCTGCCCGGTTCCAGTATCTGCTCAGTGAACATCTGGAAGTGGACAGCGGAAGTATACAGGCTTTTATTATTGGTGAACACGGCGACAGCGAACTGGCTGTTTGGAGCGGTGTCAATGTATCCGGCGTTGCCATCAATGATTTCTGTGAGCTGCGCGGACATTTTGACCACGAGACATCCATGCGCAGGATTCTTGACGATGTGAGAAACAGTGCCTACGAGATCATTGAAAAGAAAGGTGCCACCTACTACGGTGTTGCTATAGCCGTAAGCCATATCGCAGAGAGCATTATCCGAAACAAAAACTCGCTTCTTCCGGTCTCCAGCCTCTTGGAAGGTGAGTATGGCCTTTCTGATCTCTGCCTGAGTGTACCGACGATTGTCAATAAAAACGGGGCGGAGCAGGTCATTGAGATCGAACTGAATGAGGAAGAAACTGACCTGCTGAATCAATCTGCAAGCCAGCTGAAGGAAATACTTGTGTCCCTGGATCTTTAG
- a CDS encoding NADH:flavin oxidoreductase has translation MEKLFQPFSIKGLKIKNRICVPPMVCYNWVKDDGYVVPKNVEHYRAIAKGGFGLIIQEATCVDTDGKLSRDQLGIWEDGQIAGLKRIVDAVHREGCPIFLQIHHAGVNGCQEHLLCPSDYEFHTNGAKRIGHEMTPEDIKKVQAEFVQAAVRACEAGYDGVELHGCHSYLMCEFFNSRVNLRTDEYGLHPEKFALEILEEIRKQTPKDFIVGIRLGAFEPKLSDGIRHAQILEQHGIDFLDISYGFSGEDEPEAPKDFPYKDVIYAAGEIKKHVSVPVFAVNSITNAQMAEDILNRTGVDMADIGRGVLVNYNWANDAREGKDTGRCLNCKVCRWREDSDKCAGRILLNRRKQK, from the coding sequence ATGGAAAAACTGTTTCAGCCTTTTAGCATCAAGGGCCTTAAAATCAAAAACAGGATTTGTGTACCGCCCATGGTTTGTTATAACTGGGTGAAAGATGACGGTTATGTGGTGCCAAAGAATGTGGAACATTACAGGGCCATTGCAAAGGGCGGTTTTGGCCTGATCATCCAGGAAGCCACCTGTGTGGACACGGACGGCAAACTCAGCAGAGATCAGCTGGGCATCTGGGAGGACGGGCAGATTGCTGGCCTGAAAAGAATCGTGGACGCAGTACATAGGGAAGGCTGTCCTATCTTTTTGCAGATCCACCATGCGGGAGTTAACGGATGCCAGGAGCATCTTTTATGTCCCAGTGATTACGAGTTTCATACGAATGGGGCAAAGAGGATTGGACATGAAATGACACCTGAGGACATTAAAAAGGTACAGGCAGAATTTGTTCAGGCGGCTGTGCGGGCCTGTGAAGCGGGCTATGACGGAGTGGAGCTTCACGGCTGCCACAGCTATCTGATGTGTGAGTTTTTCAATTCCAGGGTAAACTTAAGGACAGACGAATACGGTTTGCATCCGGAGAAGTTTGCCCTGGAGATCTTAGAGGAGATCAGAAAGCAGACCCCGAAGGATTTTATTGTGGGGATCCGTCTGGGAGCGTTTGAGCCAAAGCTTTCTGACGGCATCCGCCATGCACAGATCCTGGAGCAGCACGGCATTGACTTCCTGGATATCTCTTATGGTTTTTCTGGTGAGGATGAGCCGGAGGCACCGAAAGATTTTCCATATAAGGATGTCATTTATGCGGCAGGAGAGATCAAAAAGCATGTTTCAGTCCCTGTATTTGCGGTCAACAGCATAACGAATGCCCAGATGGCCGAGGATATCTTAAACCGTACAGGGGTGGACATGGCAGACATCGGCCGCGGAGTCCTGGTCAATTACAACTGGGCCAATGACGCCCGGGAAGGAAAAGATACCGGGCGCTGCCTGAACTGCAAGGTATGTCGGTGGAGGGAAGACTCTGATAAGTGCGCGGGTAGGATTCTTTTAAACCGCAGGAAACAAAAATAA